GCTCATATCCATCATTGCCCCGTAGCCAGCCTTGCCAGTGTACTGTATCCAATATTCTCCAAAGGCTTGCATTACTTCCGTAGGAGTTAAATCAACAACTTCACTTGTGGCCTTCACCAACTTGTGAGTCAAGTCATCAGGATAGGTTTCCATCCTCAGAAAAGTCTCTAATTCTAGTTCTGCCTTTTTTTTAATCATCTGCCAAGTTTCCTCACCAAAGCGATCGCACACCATATCTTGAATCGCTTTATTTATTAGACCGTACATCTAGTTTTCCCTTTTACTTCTATTTCTGTATCATTGATTTCATCATATCTACTCAAGACGCCAAACAAACATTTGAGATTACCCTCTCAAAATACTGTCACCGTTGTGTAACAATTTTACATAACAATTAACTAAAGGTCGTGGCGTTCCAGCCCCACATTGCACCCAGTGCATCCGCAAACTCTATATAAATGCGATTTTTAGGCACGCCCAAGGTTTGGTTAATCTGTTGGCAAAAGTCCTGACTCATAGCCTCGGTTTGGTCTGGCTTCATACTGCCGATACTTTTAACTTCAACGTAGCAAACCGGATCTGTAGTACCAGCAAAGGTCATGGCGATTCCTGGTTCAAAAGCCGTCATCACATAGGATTCTGGTTTGCCCAAATGTTTCGCTAACTTGGCTGATAGGCTTAAAAGCATTGCCTCAACTTCAGCTTTTTGCACAGCAGACACAGAAGTTTGCACTTTAATTAAAGGCATAGTACTGAATTAGAACTTCAATTTGATTGATATTGTTAAGTTTATCCAACCGCAGGGGATAGGGGGATGGGGGGATAGGGAGGTGGGGGGACACGAAGAATAAGTAATGCCCCATGCCCAATCCCTACCGACTATTGACTGAAGAACGAAATAAATGATCATGTTCAGGATGATATAAACGCGATCGCCCTGTTGTTGGTAAAAGTGCTGGACTAATTACATAAAGTGTGGTACGGATCAGGTTTTCTTCATAGGTACAGTCTGCCATTTGATTTAGGGGAACAACCCTAATTTTTTCATCGGGCCATCCCAAGCGAAAGCAAATCGCTACCGCAGTGTCGGCTGGGTAGTGTTCGAGTAGTTTACCTTGGGCATTTTCCACATGACGCGCACTCAGATAAAGGCAGAGGCTAGCCTGATGTGCCGCAAGATCAGCTAATTCTTCCTTGGTAGGAACTTCTGTACGTCCACTGATACGGGTTAGGATAATAGTCTGGACTAAACCTGGCACAGTCAGTTCTATTTTGAGTTTGGCAGCAGCGGCTTGAAAGGCGCTAATACCTGGTATGACTTCAAAGGGAATATGAGCCTCACTTAGCAGATGCATTTGCTCACCAATGGCACTGTAGAGACTGGGGTCGCCGGAATGGAGACGCACAACAGATTTGTGCTGCGATCGCACTCGTTCTATCATCAGCCCTAGAATCTCTTCTAAAGTCTTATTGGCAGTGCGAAT
Above is a window of Nostoc sp. UHCC 0702 DNA encoding:
- the cobM gene encoding precorrin-4 C(11)-methyltransferase; translation: MPNNLDYIKSAVYIVGAGPGDPDLLTVKAQKLLAVADVILFADSLVPEQILEICREDAEIIRTANKTLEEILGLMIERVRSQHKSVVRLHSGDPSLYSAIGEQMHLLSEAHIPFEVIPGISAFQAAAAKLKIELTVPGLVQTIILTRISGRTEVPTKEELADLAAHQASLCLYLSARHVENAQGKLLEHYPADTAVAICFRLGWPDEKIRVVPLNQMADCTYEENLIRTTLYVISPALLPTTGRSRLYHPEHDHLFRSSVNSR